The following proteins are encoded in a genomic region of Methylococcales bacterium:
- a CDS encoding Spx/MgsR family RNA polymerase-binding regulatory protein, translating to MYTLYGITSCSTVTKARRFLDEKKCDYQFYDLKKQPLTEALIGGLEARIGWKIMLNKRSTTWRQLEEAQKLDVDPAKAIALMIRYPTLIKRPLLDLGEQLLVGFKIDDYDAAL from the coding sequence ATGTACACCCTGTATGGTATTACAAGTTGCAGTACGGTCACTAAAGCTCGCCGTTTTTTAGATGAAAAAAAATGTGACTATCAATTTTATGATTTAAAAAAACAACCGTTAACAGAGGCTTTAATCGGGGGGTTAGAAGCCCGTATTGGGTGGAAAATAATGCTGAATAAGCGCAGCACCACATGGCGACAGTTGGAGGAAGCTCAAAAATTAGACGTTGATCCAGCCAAAGCGATTGCATTAATGATACGTTATCCGACGTTGATTAAACGGCCTTTATTGGATCTGGGTGAGCAATTATTGGTAGGTTTTAAAATTGATGATTATGATGCGGCCTTATGA
- the dapE gene encoding succinyl-diaminopimelate desuccinylase codes for MSETLALLNDLIRRESVTPRDAGCQDVLVKRLSKLGFKEERLDFEDTQNSWLRRGDVEPLLVFLGHTDVVPTGNLEAWDFPPFEPTIHDGKLYGRGTADMKGGIACFVTAVEKFVLENPDHQGSIALMITSDEEGCAKNGVIKVVEVLEQRGEKIDWCLVGEPSSEKRVGDVIKVGRRGSLCATLKIHGVQGHVAYPHKADNPIHSFSAALKALTDEVWDQGNEFFPPTSLQVSNINSGTGAENIIPADVDVMFNLRFSTELSAAVIKQRVQAILDLYSFRYELVWRLSGNPFLTTGDELIEAAHQAIKSVVGIETLDDTGGGTSDGRFIAPTGAQVIELGHLNGTIHKVNENIPVDDLAVLSAIYEKILVNLLLA; via the coding sequence ATGAGTGAAACCTTAGCGTTATTAAATGATTTAATTCGCCGAGAATCGGTTACGCCAAGAGATGCAGGGTGTCAGGATGTCTTGGTTAAACGGTTATCTAAGCTGGGTTTTAAAGAAGAACGCTTAGATTTTGAAGATACTCAAAACAGTTGGTTGAGACGTGGCGATGTTGAACCGTTATTGGTTTTTTTAGGGCATACCGATGTTGTCCCCACGGGAAATTTAGAGGCGTGGGATTTCCCTCCTTTTGAACCGACGATTCATGACGGTAAGCTTTATGGACGCGGGACTGCGGATATGAAAGGGGGGATTGCGTGTTTTGTCACGGCGGTTGAAAAATTTGTTTTGGAAAACCCAGATCATCAAGGGTCGATTGCTTTGATGATTACCAGTGATGAAGAAGGTTGTGCTAAAAATGGGGTGATTAAGGTTGTCGAGGTTTTAGAGCAACGCGGTGAAAAAATTGATTGGTGTTTAGTGGGTGAACCGTCCAGTGAAAAGCGGGTAGGGGATGTCATTAAGGTGGGTCGCCGAGGGTCGTTATGTGCGACTTTGAAAATTCATGGCGTTCAAGGGCATGTTGCCTATCCTCATAAAGCCGATAATCCTATTCATAGTTTTTCTGCGGCACTTAAGGCTTTAACGGATGAAGTTTGGGATCAAGGGAATGAATTTTTCCCCCCGACGAGTTTACAAGTTTCCAATATTAACAGTGGGACAGGGGCGGAAAATATTATTCCAGCCGATGTTGATGTGATGTTTAATTTACGTTTTTCGACGGAATTAAGTGCAGCGGTTATTAAACAGCGGGTTCAGGCTATTTTAGATCTGTATTCGTTTCGTTATGAGTTAGTGTGGCGGTTATCGGGCAATCCATTTTTAACGACAGGAGACGAGTTAATTGAGGCCGCTCATCAAGCCATTAAATCGGTGGTGGGAATTGAGACTTTAGATGATACGGGCGGTGGAACATCGGATGGCCGTTTTATTGCACCGACAGGGGCGCAAGTCATTGAGTTAGGGCATTTGAATGGCACTATTCATAAGGTGAATGAGAATATTCCTGTGGATGATTTGGCGGTTTTAAGTGCGATTTATGAAAAAATACTGGTTAATTTGTTGTTAGCGTGA
- a CDS encoding exodeoxyribonuclease V subunit gamma has translation MFTLYTAANNSTLVSQLIRFIKNYPLNDVFAKEQFLIQNFATEQWLSQQFAQQFKVWAHYQYLAPSQFFKSITAKIAPLLNEDLPLNSNTLRWQIEHALHHLDNPFYAPLQTYLNAENKALKRYQLAIEIAQLFEKYQQLRPELLNAWQQGGYLTQDPSEKWQQALWLQIKTHQISEKTHWQSAIDTLNNSPIGTFKYLLPQRLFILGVNHLPPLHLNYLNALAGHCDLHFFLQTPSLVPSTHPLIKSLGQQDQGFLHLLQTNTALNTQPLIPLKRTLKNNLQQLQDDIAYSSTQPFFIKLTADDSLSIHACHSKTREIEVLKNVLLAALEEQPELTLRDISVVAPDINQYAPFIRGIFDDIPHTINSPIFSQTHSVAATFIQFLRLINSRFEWPDVLDLLEQELIFPHFDLSITDLATIKRWLADTYVRWGKSAEHKHQLGLPPLNENTWQASMERLLMGYAFATDDVLVDGILPYIELEGSTAQALGGLNDFIQLLFKASDELTTAKSLKDWGERLVHYVDVLMIDDQETQPLYALLTEMDETFGFHFDQPIELSVIIYWLETTQVNPKSAQGLFRGLLNFSMMTAVRGIPFKVIAVLGMNEGDFPSLERTPSFDLLAKSPKQGDPSQRKDDRAQFLQLLMSTEQRLIVTYRGQSQRQNETIPPSVIISELLETMIQNYGLTANDLVIKHPLQPFSLPYFNPQNPKLFSYSVNDKETAQALAEEKQPLAPWWINTLPLTENKIIELDELCKFYRHPQRYFFRRQLGVYLQPLDSAADRNEPFEIDPLTAYGIKDDWIMTLLAQKEFNLEKLQAQGRWLSGVLGEVEFIKQQQTLVAFVQQIQALNLGEPLENLALDYRCGDFYLTGKLYNRYQHGSLFFRYAPLKGKDLLLAWLHHCLINQHEPQRTYIVSKESCFILKSEHQSVEILQTLITLYRRGLEIPDALFVDIALDYAKQVHNLTLSTRSHKSALAVATDKLKLALETSYELEIQRLYGHTDDLSTVFSSEFIEFCEHCLAPLWTSLQTT, from the coding sequence ATGTTTACACTTTATACCGCTGCTAATAACAGCACATTAGTTAGCCAACTAATCCGCTTCATTAAAAATTACCCTCTTAATGATGTCTTTGCAAAAGAACAGTTTTTAATTCAAAACTTCGCCACAGAACAGTGGCTATCACAGCAATTTGCACAACAGTTTAAAGTTTGGGCGCATTATCAATATCTAGCCCCCTCCCAATTTTTTAAATCAATTACCGCCAAAATCGCCCCTCTTTTAAACGAAGATTTACCCCTTAATAGCAACACACTCCGCTGGCAAATAGAACACGCACTCCATCATCTTGACAACCCATTTTACGCGCCGCTACAGACCTATTTAAATGCTGAAAATAAAGCCTTAAAACGTTATCAATTGGCCATAGAAATCGCTCAATTATTTGAGAAATACCAACAACTGCGCCCTGAATTATTAAACGCATGGCAACAAGGCGGTTATTTAACGCAAGATCCCTCAGAAAAATGGCAACAGGCGTTATGGCTACAAATTAAAACGCATCAAATAAGTGAAAAAACGCATTGGCAATCCGCGATTGATACCTTAAATAATTCCCCTATCGGAACGTTTAAATATTTATTACCTCAGCGACTTTTTATTTTGGGGGTTAATCACTTACCGCCATTACATTTAAATTATTTAAACGCCTTAGCAGGCCATTGTGATCTTCATTTCTTTTTACAAACACCGTCATTAGTTCCCTCGACGCATCCGTTAATAAAAAGTTTAGGGCAACAAGATCAGGGATTTTTGCACTTATTGCAAACAAATACCGCGCTTAATACACAACCGCTCATCCCTTTAAAAAGAACACTAAAAAATAATCTTCAACAATTACAGGATGACATTGCCTATTCATCGACTCAGCCCTTTTTTATTAAATTAACGGCGGATGATTCTCTTTCTATTCATGCCTGTCATTCCAAAACTCGTGAAATTGAAGTTTTAAAAAATGTATTATTAGCCGCGCTGGAAGAACAGCCTGAATTAACCCTGCGCGATATAAGTGTGGTTGCCCCTGATATAAATCAGTACGCGCCTTTTATTCGCGGAATTTTTGATGATATTCCTCACACGATTAACAGTCCTATTTTTTCACAGACGCATTCCGTCGCCGCCACGTTTATCCAATTTTTACGCCTTATCAACAGTCGATTTGAATGGCCTGATGTTTTGGATTTATTAGAACAAGAACTCATATTTCCACACTTTGATTTATCCATAACGGATTTAGCCACGATTAAACGATGGCTTGCGGATACTTATGTCCGTTGGGGGAAATCCGCCGAACATAAACACCAATTAGGGTTGCCGCCATTAAATGAAAATACATGGCAGGCCAGTATGGAACGGTTGCTTATGGGTTATGCTTTTGCAACGGATGATGTCTTAGTTGACGGGATTTTACCGTATATAGAACTCGAAGGTTCAACGGCCCAAGCTCTTGGCGGATTAAATGATTTCATTCAGCTTTTATTCAAGGCCAGTGATGAATTAACAACCGCTAAATCATTGAAAGACTGGGGGGAACGTTTAGTTCATTATGTAGACGTGCTGATGATCGACGATCAAGAGACGCAACCGCTTTACGCGCTATTGACAGAGATGGATGAAACCTTTGGTTTTCATTTCGATCAACCTATTGAATTATCGGTGATTATTTATTGGCTAGAAACTACACAGGTTAACCCAAAATCAGCACAGGGATTATTTCGAGGTCTGTTAAACTTTAGTATGATGACGGCTGTTCGAGGAATCCCTTTTAAAGTGATTGCGGTCTTAGGGATGAATGAAGGCGATTTTCCTAGTTTGGAACGGACACCCAGTTTTGATTTATTAGCTAAGTCCCCTAAACAAGGCGATCCGTCACAACGTAAAGATGACCGAGCGCAGTTTTTGCAACTTTTAATGTCCACAGAACAGCGTTTAATAGTGACTTATCGAGGTCAATCGCAACGTCAAAATGAAACCATTCCGCCCTCTGTTATTATCAGTGAATTATTAGAGACGATGATTCAAAATTACGGGTTAACGGCGAATGATTTAGTGATTAAACACCCCTTACAACCCTTTAGTTTGCCGTATTTTAATCCTCAAAATCCAAAGTTATTTAGTTATTCTGTTAATGATAAAGAAACCGCTCAGGCACTCGCTGAAGAAAAACAACCGCTTGCCCCGTGGTGGATAAACACACTTCCTCTCACGGAAAATAAAATTATAGAATTAGATGAGCTGTGTAAATTTTATCGTCATCCTCAGCGTTATTTTTTTCGTCGTCAACTGGGGGTTTATCTTCAGCCTTTAGACTCAGCCGCCGATAGGAATGAACCCTTTGAGATTGACCCTCTAACCGCTTATGGTATTAAAGACGATTGGATTATGACTTTGCTTGCCCAAAAAGAGTTTAATTTAGAAAAATTACAGGCGCAAGGTCGGTGGTTATCAGGGGTTTTGGGGGAAGTTGAATTTATCAAGCAACAACAAACCCTAGTGGCCTTTGTTCAACAAATTCAGGCATTAAATTTAGGTGAACCTTTAGAAAATTTAGCCCTTGATTATCGTTGTGGGGATTTTTATTTAACGGGGAAACTTTATAATCGTTATCAACACGGCAGTTTATTTTTTCGTTACGCGCCGCTTAAGGGAAAGGATTTATTACTGGCATGGCTACATCATTGCTTAATTAATCAGCATGAGCCTCAACGCACTTATATCGTCAGTAAAGAGTCCTGTTTCATTTTAAAAAGTGAACATCAAAGTGTTGAGATTTTGCAGACGCTTATTACGCTGTATCGTAGGGGCTTAGAAATACCTGATGCATTATTTGTTGATATTGCGTTAGATTATGCCAAACAAGTCCATAATTTAACCCTCAGTACGCGCAGTCATAAATCTGCGTTAGCGGTTGCAACGGACAAATTAAAGCTAGCATTAGAAACAAGCTACGAATTAGAAATACAACGACTTTATGGTCATACAGACGATTTATCCACCGTATTTTCCAGCGAATTTATTGAATTTTGTGAGCATTGTTTAGCTCCTTTATGGACAAGTCTACAAACAACCTAA
- a CDS encoding Mur ligase family protein produces the protein MTGTHGKTSVSYLIGEVLKSAGYKPFVLSPLNSDNQDPSSSKPSDIERVMNDHLNQGGTHFIMEVTSEGIDQARLLGIDFNIKLLTNITPNHLDYHKTFENYKQTKLNFMRDGKAHKIHPQNFKQESIDFTTKLLGDFNRLNIKAATNVLRYLKISEEVIQTTLSSYLPAKKGLETVDAGQDSTLLVDDAHTSDGLKIET, from the coding sequence ATTACGGGAACCCATGGAAAAACGTCTGTTTCCTATTTAATTGGTGAAGTCTTAAAGTCCGCAGGTTATAAGCCTTTTGTATTAAGCCCCTTAAATTCAGATAATCAAGACCCGTCTAGCTCTAAACCATCTGATATTGAACGGGTTATGAACGATCATTTAAACCAAGGTGGAACGCACTTTATCATGGAAGTGACCTCTGAAGGCATCGATCAAGCACGCCTGTTAGGGATTGATTTTAATATTAAACTCCTTACCAATATTACCCCCAATCATTTGGATTACCATAAAACCTTTGAAAATTATAAACAAACAAAATTAAATTTTATGCGGGATGGCAAGGCTCATAAAATTCATCCGCAAAATTTTAAACAAGAAAGCATTGATTTTACGACTAAGCTGCTAGGGGATTTTAATCGTTTAAATATTAAAGCGGCGACCAATGTGCTTCGATATCTTAAAATTTCTGAAGAAGTGATTCAAACGACCTTATCATCCTATTTACCCGCTAAAAAGGGTTTAGAAACCGTTGATGCAGGGCAAGATTCCACTTTATTAGTCGATGATGCTCATACATCCGATGGATTGAAAATTGAAACCTAG
- a CDS encoding methyltransferase domain-containing protein: protein MENSPSIPLLRVRYQTIEFGNVDIHLRTLRNKQQYLDVDDIAQNLGISSAIWSLFGVVWPSSEVLAHFLFDYDIAGKRILEVGCGIGLTSLMLNHRHANITATDYHPEVESFLVENTRLNKGNKIPFVRMSWNNEDSDLGKFDLIIGSDLLYEGDHVGLLSDFINQHATPHCEVIIVDPGRSYHGRFSKKMVTLGYSHSHSKAENTDYLSDPFRGQILRYQR from the coding sequence ATGGAAAATTCCCCATCAATACCTTTATTACGTGTTCGTTATCAAACCATTGAATTTGGTAACGTTGATATTCATTTACGGACTTTACGCAATAAACAACAATATCTTGATGTCGATGATATTGCTCAAAATCTCGGTATCTCATCGGCTATTTGGTCACTATTTGGCGTAGTTTGGCCCTCCAGCGAAGTGTTGGCGCATTTTCTATTCGATTATGACATTGCAGGAAAACGAATTTTGGAAGTAGGCTGTGGAATCGGCTTAACCAGTTTGATGCTGAATCATCGTCACGCCAATATTACCGCAACCGACTATCATCCCGAAGTTGAAAGTTTTTTAGTGGAAAATACCCGACTCAACAAGGGGAATAAAATACCGTTCGTCCGTATGAGCTGGAATAATGAAGACAGTGATTTAGGCAAATTTGATCTGATTATTGGCAGTGATTTATTATATGAAGGCGATCATGTCGGTTTATTATCGGATTTTATTAATCAACATGCAACGCCGCATTGTGAAGTCATTATTGTTGATCCAGGACGAAGTTATCATGGCCGATTTAGCAAGAAAATGGTTACATTAGGCTACTCACATAGCCACAGTAAAGCTGAAAATACCGATTATTTAAGCGACCCCTTTCGGGGACAAATTTTACGCTATCAACGATAG